TGAGGTCGAAGAACCAATAAAAGCCTTGAATTTCATTATTAAGTCAGGTACAGTCCTCCAAAAAATAGATAATTCAGTCATCCCTGCCTCCTGTGCAACATTTTCATTCAATAATGAAAGTATAAATGGAACGGGTGCCTTTGGTGACTTCACCATTGAAGCTGGTGGCACTCTAATTTCTCAATGCAACGATGGAATCATTTTTAGATCAGGAATCTCGGGTACTCCCAATAGCGCAGCAAACTTTATTTTAGAAGATGAAGGTCAGCTTATTTTAGAGGGTACTTCTCCTCAAATTGAAGCGGCAAATTTCACACTTGATGGTCAAGTGATTTTTAACAACGATGATTTTACGCAAAACTTTTTATCGAGCTCCTATCTAGGCTCGGCTGTTCCAATTGCATTTCATGACATTGAAATTCAAGGTTCCCAAGACCTGAATTTACCCACTTTTTTAGAAGTCTTTGGTGATTTGAAAAAATCAGGTTCAGGTAACTTCTTGATGAGCAGCACTGAAATTGAATTCTCTGGACCCCATAATCAACAAGTGCAAGGCTTCAGTATGAATGTGGGCAAATTGGAAATCAATAAAAGCGGTGGAACAGTGGCTTTTGAAGAAGACCTACAAGTACTAGGCGATTTTACGCAAGCCGCCGGAATATTAGATTTGGGAGGGAATAACCTTTCTATAAACACTTCACTAACTGGAGGCCTCAATTATTCCGGAGGTTCTTGGAAGAATATTCAGCAATTTACCTATTACGGCGTGCCTCCACTACTCACCCCTTCCAATGGAACATTTCCCTTTACTGACCAATTTCAAGGTGGGATTAGAAAAGTCCAGTTGCTAGGAGCAAATACAGGTGGTAACCTCGAGATAAATTTTATAGAGTATAAGGGCGTAGACTTCAATCCTGGCTTTAATGATTCAGATGCTACTCCAATTCTCTATCGACTCTTTAGCTATTTTCAATTTTCTGGCCTAAACCCTTCAAGCCTTCCTCTTGAGCTTCGAATTTCAGCAGATAAACTAATTGTGGATGACGTGGACGATTTACGGATCGTAGGAACTGGTTACGCTGCTCCAGGCAGCCATTTGGCGGGTTTAGACCCAGTGGAGTTATGGGCAAGGCGAGAATTGAATGCAGATGAATTATCAGGAGTAAATTTTACGGTAGGTAGCTATAGAACACTTTCCATTCTCCCCTTGACCTGGTTATCTACAAAAGCAATTTCGAAGCAAGGGTACAGTCTCATTTATTGGGAAATAGCGAATGAAAACTCTATTCAACAATTTGAAATTTATCGATATTCAAACAGCCTAAATGACTCTACTCTTATAGGAAAATTTACTGCAGAGAATAATACCTTCAGCAAATCCAAATTTCAATTCAAGGATCAGGAATTGCTTCCTTCCGGAGAAATTTATTACCAATTAAAAGGTCTTGATACAAAAGGAAAAGAATCCTGGAGTAAGGTCTTTAGACTAAAAGGTAAAAGAGAGCTTGAGGCTCAAATCAAATTATTCCCTAATCCATATGATGGCTCAACACCAATTAAGTTGTTCATCCCCCAAGAAATTGGATCAAGCGATATGCAAATAAGTATAGTGAGTTTCTTAGGAGAGCACATAAGCACAGCACCATACCAAGTGGAGTCTTTTGCCAATGAAGTAAATCAGTTATCACCGGGAATTTATATGATATATTTACAAGCAGAGGGTGAAGCTTATCAAGTAAAACTTTTAAAAAAGTAAGACTAGTCGGATAGACGTAATTTCCAGAATGCAATTCCACCATTTTTTTTATCTTGCTCATTAAACCCAATCTTGACCTATGACCATTCTTTTAGTACTGCTCAGTATTGCCATATTAGTTCTGCTTATTGTCTGGGCTAAACTCAATCCTTTTCTAGCATTTATTATTTCATCCATTATTGCAGGCTTTTTATTAGGCATGCCGGCAGATCAAATTGCGGGATCAGTTCAAAAAGGAATTGGTGACCTTTTAGGAGGTTTGGTTATTGTTATTGTTACAGGTGCTATGCTAGGAAAGCTTGTCGCGGAAAGTGGGGCAGCACAGCGAATTGCTGACTTCCTTATGGGTATTTTTGGACAAAAAAATATCATATGGGCCATGTCAATCACTGGATTGGTTGTCGGCATTCCTCTCTTTTACAATGTTGGATTTGTATTATTGGTGCCCTTGGCCTTTACCGTAGCCTATCAATACAAAATTTCTGCTGTGTACGTAGGGATTCCCCTGCTTGCTGCTTTATCCGTAACACATGGATTTTTACCACCGCATCCTTCACCAGCTGCATTAGTTGCACAGTTTGATGCCAACATGGGCTTAACCTTATTTTATGGTTTCATTATAGCCATCCCCACCATCATTATAGCGGGCCCAATTTTCGCCAAGACTTTAAAAAATGTCAAAGCGAGTCCCTTAAAAACCTTCCAAGCAGAAACCCGACCTGAGTCTGAGCTTCCGGGAACTTTCAACAGTTTTTTTACTGCCTTACTCCCTGTGTTTTTATTGGTTGGAATGACTGCATTAAACCTAAATACTAGCGCAGAGAGCAGCATAGCTCCGTTGATTGGATTTGTAGCTGACCCAGCGATTGTGATGTTGATTTCTGTCTTGGTTGCTACATACACTTTGGGACTCAGAAGGAATTTTAAAATGACCCAATTGATGGATATATATACCATCGCTACAAAAGATATCGCCATGATTTTATTAATTGTGGCAGGTGCAGGAGCATTGAAACAAATCTTTACGGATACCGGCGTGAGTCAGGTTATTGCTGATGGATTAAGTACCTGGGATGTCCAGCCGCTATTCTTAGCCTGGGTAATAACTGCAATTATTCGAGTTTGTGTAGGGTCTGCAACAGTAGCAGGCTTGACTACGGCTGGAATCATAGCACCATTGGTAGGTACCATGAATGTTGACCCAAATTTGCTGGTACTCTCTATCGGGGCAGGAAGCTTGATGTTTTCCCACTTCAACGATGCGGGCTTCTGGATGTATAAGGAGTTTTTTAATGTGAGTATCAAAGACACTATCCGTACTTGGTCCTTAATGGAAACGCTGGTGGCAGTCTTTGGATTAATTGGAGTCCTTATTTTAAATTTATTTATCTAACCCTATTTATCCTCTCAAAATCATGGGAACACCTGAAAGTAATTTTGCAAAACTTGATCTAATATTACCCCCGGCTCCAAAGCCACTGGGAGTATACAAGCCCTGCCTTATTGATGGAAACTACTTATATCTTTCCGGACACGGCACTGTCCAAGAGGATGGTAGCTTGATTATAGGTAGAATCGGTGTGGATATGGATATTGAAGAAGGAAAATTGGCTGCACGACAAGTTGGCTTGGCTATGCTTGCTACTATCAAAGCTAATCTTGGTTCTTTAAACAGAGTAAAGCGAGTGATCAAAGTCTTAGGAATGGTCAACTGCAAGGATGATTTCCTCAAACACCCCTATATTATCAATGGCTGCAGTGAATTATTTGCTGAGGTATGGGGAACCGAAAATGGAATTGGAGTAAGGTCCGCTGTAGGCATGGGATCCTTGCCAGACAATATCCCCGTGGAAGTGGAAGCCATGTTTGAGCTACACGAAGGAGCTTAAGGTTCAACTAGTGCCTTATAGGAATCAAAAATACTGAGGATGTCTTTGACATAATTGACAGCAAGGTGGCCTTTTGCAAAACCGCTTTTTACCACTGGATCTTTATAATACTTTGGATCAGTTTTTAACTCGAGAAATTCAGAGACATCTTCCCAACTTTGGGTATTACGACCATACTTCATTGCAAGTCTCCAGGCATCTTCCACATGTCCATGCCCTATATTATAGGAGGCCAAAATATACTTGACACGTTCATTCGTTTCAGGCACTCTCTCCATCCAAAACTTATCCAGATAGCGTAGATATCTCACACCGCCAGAAAGTGACTCTATAGGATCATGAGGATTGCTGACTCCAAACCTTTCTAAAGTGACAGGCATCAATTGAAGTAATCCTGTGGCTCCAGCGTAGGAAGTTGCCGTTGTGTCAAACCTAGACTCCTTGTATACCAAAGATGCAAGAAGTCTCCAGTCCCAGCCCAGCTGCTCTGCTCCACTTTGAATAATTTCGTCAAAATTTGAAATACGGTTTCCTGCCAAGGATGAAAATGGGCTGTTGGAGCGAAAATAGCTGTTTTTAGAGTTCAAAAAGTATTTCGCGTATAAATCTGGAATAAATCGCTTTTGCTTATCCTCCATCCAAGTATTGACTGTTGACAATAATTGTGGAGAATTATTTCTAACAACCCAAGACACCTCACCTGCTTTTTCTACATTCCAGGAGATATCCAACCCATCATAATAGGTGCCGTTGGCCTGAGCAATATTTTGATCGGCAATTGTCCATTTAATTTCATCCTGAACAATTTTGTCTATCAAGGTCTCTTCATGGTCGGGACTTTCTAAGACAGTAAATTGAACCTTCATAGAATCTTTCACGGCGCAAAGCTGTGATTTATAGATTGATCCTTGACGAACCACAATAGTATCGCCTTCCAAATCTGACCATGATTCCACCTTACCTGAAGATTTTCTCCCCACCAGGACTGTATTCATTTTTCCTAAAGGCAAAGTAAACTCAGCGCGGTTTTGTCGTTCTTCATTTTTAACGAGGTTCATGGCAATGATATCCACTTTTCCATCTTCCAAATAATCGAAGGCATCATTAATGTCAGAAACCAAAACTAGGTGTAATTGAACTTTCAGCCTTTTGGCAAGGTCGCGTAGCAATTCATACTCATACCCCATCCTTCTTCCTCGGTATATGTAATATCCCGTAGAGTTATTATCCACAGCTGCACGTATATAACCTCTAGTCTTGATTCCAGGTAGGTCCAGGATATAGGCTTCTTCTTCCACCTTTTTACCGAAGTTTTTTTCCAGAAAGGTGCATTGTACCCCAAAGATTAATAGGGTTACTACAGCAAAGAAAAGAATGAGTGCTTTCTTCATGAACAAGGACTAGTAAAGTCCGAATGGTTCTCGAAAGCAGGATTTGGCAAATGCTATGCCAAAACAATTGCAAAGCATTTCCTAAAAAAAGCAAATAAAAAAATGAGCCTGATAAAATCAGGCTCAAATTCTTTTTTAATTCTCTGTTGGCAAATCTAACTCTTCAAAACTATTCTGGAAAAAGATTCTCCCAGATAGCCTCATCAGTTCGATTTCCATCTCCTTAATATTATAAATCGAGGTAATTAATCGGTTTTCTGCAGTCAATAAATTGACTTGAGCATCCCTAAATTCCAAGTAGGAGGATATTCCCAGTCTAAACCTTTCCAAAGCAATATCGGTGTTTTCTTTCGCCACTTCGTAATTACTCTTTTCGATTTCCAATAAGTTTCTGTTCGTCTCATACGTGTTATATGCTCTATGAATATCAGAAGTCAATTGAATTTCATATTGATCTAAGGCATAGCCCTGAATTTTCTTTTGGACTTTGGCATTTTGAATTCTTCTATTCAATGTCAATCCGCTGAATAGGTTCAACGTAATATTTCCGCCAAAATTAAAACCTTGTCTTTGGTTTTGAAGCAAGAAACCAGCATCTGAATTAGACGTGTTATTCACATATGTGCCCGTTAGATTTATCTGAGGAAGCCTTGACGTTTGAAGTTCTTTCAGTTGAAGGAATGCCACGTTTTCCTGTCTTTGCGACACTAATAACTGCTTATTTTCCATAAAGGCATTTTCTTCCAAATCCAATAATCTAAGCTGATCACCCACCGTAATGGTGTCATTCACTTGAAATTCAGTATCAGGTGCTAAAGCCATCAACTCATTCAAGTTAATTCTTGCTGCTCTAATGATTTGCTCTTGATTGACCAACAAGGTTAAATCTGAATTGTAATCCACTTCTGCCGTAAGGAAATCCCTCTTTCCAGCTCCACCTAGCTCATACTGAGCTTCGGCAATATCCAGTCTGGATTGACTCAGCTCAAGGGTTCTTTTTAAAACCTCATATCTCTGGAGTTCAAGCACCAATCGGTAATAGGCGGTAGAAATTCCTGCTACCGTATTTTCAACCACTATTTTAGCATCAAGTTCTGAAATTTCAGTCAGTTGACCGAGTCGTTTCATTACCACAATATTCTCTGGTTGAAATCCATAAATCCCCACTATACTAAAATTCTCTGTTCGGGATTTAGCGTTATCGATAGTACGAGGGTCTGGGTCATTGATAAACTTTTGCTCTACGTCCTCTTTACTGAAATTCCGGGCATAGGTCGCATCAATTACTGGAAGAAAATAATCGCCAACACCGATTTTTTCATTCGTTTCGTTGACCGTGACATTTTCCACAGCAATTTTTATCTCCAGATTTTTTTCCAAGCCAATTTGAATCGCTTTTTCTAGATCAAGAGATTCTGGACTTTGGGCAAAAAGAGTAGTACCTATACTGCTCATTAAGAGCACTGCAATAAAATTCTTCATTAAATTCTGGCTAATCTTCCTTCTTTGGATGTGAGATAAGTATAAATAGCTGGGATCACGAAAAGGGTTAATATGGTCGCAAAGGTCAAACCTCCAATTACTGCAGCTCCCATCGGAACACGGCTTTCGGCCCCTGCTCCTAGCCCTAGCGCAATTGGCAAAATCCCTAATATTGTCGATAAACTTGTCATCAAAATCGGTCTGAATCGTGCCACAGCAGCTCCATAAATGGCTTCATGAATTGACATCCCTGAGGCCTTTCGTTGATTGGCAAATTCCACTATCAGAATACCATTTTTGGTCACCAGACCTATAAGCATGATGATACCGATCTGACTAAAGATATTTAAAGTGAAACCTAGAGACCAAAGGGTAAACAGCGCTCCAAAAATCGCAAGTGGAACTGTAAACATAATGGTTAATGGATCCAAGAAACTTTCAAATTGAGCAGAAAGGACAAGGTAAATCAATACCAATGCAAAAAGGAATGCAAAGAGTAAGCTGTTTGAACTCTCTCTGAATTCTTTGGAAGGTCCTGATACGTCCGTGGCAAATGACTCATCCAGTACTTCAGCTGCGATTTTGTCCATCTCGGCCAATCCATCTCCAATCGTGTAACCAGGAGCCAAGTTGGCAGAAACAGTACCACTCACAAATCGATTAAATCTATACAATTGTGGTGGCGTACTTTTTTCTGTCACCTTCACAAGGTTATCTAGCTGAACCAAACTTCCATTTTCAGCACGTACATAAAGCATTCTTAGATTGACTGGTTCATTTCGATCTTCCAATCTCATTTCACCGACAACTTGGTATTGCTTACCATTCTTGATAAAATAAGCAAAGCGCTGGCCTGAATAGGATAATTGTAGGGTTCTAGCAATCTCCTGAACAGAAACTCCAATATTTCTTGCTTTTGCCCTATCAATTTCTATTTCAAGTTCAGGTTTGGTGAATTTCAAATTGATATCTGAGAATATAAACGCTGGGCTTTTACCTACTTCCTCCATAAAGGTAGGAATGGCTTCCTTCAGTTTTTCCAAGGTAGGTGCCTGCAGTACATACTGAACTGGAAGTCCCCCTCTTCTATTACCAATAGACTGCGGCTCGGAAGCAAAAGCTCTAACTGCAGTGTATTCTTTGAGCATTTCATTGATCTCATTGAAGTAATCATTTTGAGACCTTTCCCTATTTTCAGAATCTGTCAAAATAAAGCGGATAAACCCTGAATTCGTGCTGGAAGAACCAAAACCAGGTGAAGTCACAGAAATCAAACCAGTAACTTCATCAGGTGGGAATTCGGCCTTAAAATCTGCTACCATCTGATCGATTACTCGGTCCATGTAGGAAAAAGTTGCTCCTTCTGGACCACTTAATTGAATCCTAATTTCTCCTCTATCCTCCACTGGAGCTAACTCACTTGGAATTTGATTAAATAACCAATAGATACCGATACCCATGAATGCAATAAGTACAAAGGATACCCATCGGAACTTCATAAAACCTCCAAGCATGCGGTCGTATCCATCATTCAACCAAACAAAAATTGGCTCTGTTGCATTGTAAAATCTATTGTGCTTTTCTCTTCTCTTCAGCAATCTAGAGCTTAGCATCGGCGTCATGGTCAATGCTACAAAAGATGAAATAATTACTGCTCCTGCTACCACAATACCAAATTCACGGAATAGTCTACCTGTCGTTCCAGTTAAGAATATTACAGGAAGGAATACCGCGGCCAAGGCTACTGTAGTCGCAATTACCGCAAAGAAGATCTCTTCAGCGCCTTTTTCTGCTGCTGCTAAAGGTTTCTCTCCCTTTTCTATTCGGGTATAGATGTTTTCCAATACCACAATAGCATCATCCACCACCAGTCCAATCGATAGCACGATACCCAGCAATGTCAAAACATTGATGGAAAAATCCATCACATACATAATGAAGAAAACTCCAATTAAGGAAATCGGGATTGTCAATACTGGAATAAAAGTCGTTCTCCAATCCCTAAGGAAAAGGAAGATAATCGCCACTACCAGAATAAAGGCGGTGAGTATAGTTTCCTGAACTTCTTGAATGGAACTTCGGATATACTCTGTGGAATCAAATCCAATTTCCAAGCCCACATCTTCTGGAAGATCTTTCTTGATGAATTCTAATCTTCTATAAAACTCATCTACGATTTCAATGTTATTGGATCCTGGCAAGGGTACTAAAACCACCCCAACCATGGGAACGCCATCTCTTTTCAAAACGGTTCGCTCGTTTAAAGCAGCCAATTCAGCATGTCCTACATCTTGAAAACGAACAATGTTATTTTGATCTTCTTTGATGATCAATGAATTGAATTCCTGCGGTGTGCTCAATCTACTTTTTGTCCTTACGGATAATTCAATTGCTTCACCTTCTATTCTTCCCGAAGGAAGCTCTACATTCTCACTTTGTACTTTTGAGAGCACATCCAATGGTGTGACGCCATAAGAAGCCATCTTTAACGGATCCATCCTTAGGCGTATTGCGTACTCTTTCTCTCCCCAAATTTGTACTCGGCTGACACCAGGGATAGTTTGCAAACGCTCTTTGAATATATTTTCCGCAATATCAGAAAGCTCCAATAAAGTTCTTTCGTCACTTTTTACATTCAAAAAGACGATAGGCTGAGAATCCGCATCGGCTTTGGAAACTACAGGTGGTTCTGCATCTGGAGGCAAATTCCTCTGTGCACCAGAAACTTTATCTCGAACATCATTTGCTGCTGCTTCCAGGTCAGCCCCAACATCAAATTCCACAGTAATACTACTTCCTCCATCATTACTGGTAGAAGTTAGAGACTTAATCCCTTGTATACCGTTAATCGCTTCTTCCAGAGGCTCGGTAATTTGTGCTTCAATGACATCAGCATTGGCTCCTACATAGGTAGTCCGAACATTGATCACAGGAGGATCCACACTTGGAAACTCCCGGATACCCAATAATGAAATCCCAATAGCACCAAAAAGTATGATGACTAGTGACATCACTATTGCCAATACCGGTCGGTTGATACTTACATTTGATAAGCTCGCCATGTTAGTTAATTTGAGTGTACTCTACAGGTGACCCCTGCCTTGCTTGTAAAACCCCAGTGGTAAGAACCAGATCACCCACTTCCAGACCACTCGTGATCTGAACTTGCGTATCTGTACGTGTACCGATTTCTACTGTGCGTACCTCAGCTTTATTATCAGCACCTACTACAAAAACTTTATATCCTTGAAGTTCCGGGATGATTGCTTCTGATGGAACCATCATAGCATTTTCTGTTTCTCCCAAAACAAATCGTATTCTCACAAACATTCCAGGCAAGAACTTCTTCTCCTTATTAGGGCTTTCAGCTCTTAATTTCAAGGTTCTAGTAGCCGCATCAATCTGAGTTTCGAATGCATACACAGTTCCTGTTACCTCCTCAGGGGAAGACTCATTGGTAAAAAAAATCTCTGATCCTACAGTTACTTGATTGGCATATCTTTCTGGAATAGAAAATTCAATCTTAATCGGGTCAATATTGACAAAATTGGCAATGACATCCGCCGTACCGATCACACTACCTTCACTTATTTGTCTCAATCCCAAAACTCCATTGAAAGGAGCTCTTATCACTGTCTTTGCAAGTTGAGCCTCCACCAACTTTAAATCTGAAAGCGTGGTATTGTATTGGTTTAATACAATATCATATTCTTCCTGACTAATCGCCTCACGTGCCAATAATTGCTTTTGTCTATTTTCCTGACTTTCAAAAAGTTTTTGGGTATAAACCAAACGTTGATATTGAGCTTGTAACTCATCGTCATTTAAATAGACCAATGGAGTTCCTTTTGTTACGTACTGACCTTCCTTAAAAGATATACGAGTTACCAAGCCAGAAACTTCTGATCTCAAATCCACCGATTCATTAGGTATAATCGTACCAGTGACAGAAAGTTGATTTCTTAAAGTTTCCTCTCGGATTTCAACCACTTTTACAGGCAAAGTGGTAGGCGCCCCTGGTCCAGCCCCAGAAGCTGCAACACTTGCCTCATTGGAATTACGATTGTCTAGCCTTGGATATAAAAAAGCTGCAATGATGATGAGGACAATCCCTACTATCAGGATAATCTTAGTCTGGTTTTTCATAAATAATGAAAGTACTCCGTTTTAGTTTTGACTATGTATAAAAGCTAGTGCATGTTTATTAAATCGTTCTGGCTGCTCCACATTCACTACATGCCCGCAAGCTTCCACGATTTCCAACACCGCATTTTTATGTTCTTTAACAATTTTTTTCACTGGTTCTAAAAACATCAAATCCTGATCTCCCATCACATATAAAGTGGGTATCTCCGTTTTTTTCTCTTTGAAATACCTCAATAATGGGTTTATGTCTTTGGTTAACTTAAACCAGCGAATAAACTCTTTTTGACAAAGCTTTTTCGCTTCATTAATAAATAAATTCCTAGACTCAGAATGTTGCTTTCTCGGCATAATAATAAAAGCAAACAGACTATAAAGCCACATATATGGAATTACTTTCTTACC
Above is a window of Algoriphagus machipongonensis DNA encoding:
- a CDS encoding T9SS type A sorting domain-containing protein — protein: MLAKATYSLYRMFFTCRIYRFLLAVVLICAYWQELFSQETGAFKTIQSGNFSDLSTWNIYDGSSWNAATFKPGPSNDIYIDQTHTLTLIGNESVKSIYINAETGAAIKLNLNSYSLSIYGSLNAFSGMAPGTLSGSWNSQNWIGNSITSRLIFKGTSRIIIYKDSWSGFTTNSRYSVEFDPGDGVILEVEEPIKALNFIIKSGTVLQKIDNSVIPASCATFSFNNESINGTGAFGDFTIEAGGTLISQCNDGIIFRSGISGTPNSAANFILEDEGQLILEGTSPQIEAANFTLDGQVIFNNDDFTQNFLSSSYLGSAVPIAFHDIEIQGSQDLNLPTFLEVFGDLKKSGSGNFLMSSTEIEFSGPHNQQVQGFSMNVGKLEINKSGGTVAFEEDLQVLGDFTQAAGILDLGGNNLSINTSLTGGLNYSGGSWKNIQQFTYYGVPPLLTPSNGTFPFTDQFQGGIRKVQLLGANTGGNLEINFIEYKGVDFNPGFNDSDATPILYRLFSYFQFSGLNPSSLPLELRISADKLIVDDVDDLRIVGTGYAAPGSHLAGLDPVELWARRELNADELSGVNFTVGSYRTLSILPLTWLSTKAISKQGYSLIYWEIANENSIQQFEIYRYSNSLNDSTLIGKFTAENNTFSKSKFQFKDQELLPSGEIYYQLKGLDTKGKESWSKVFRLKGKRELEAQIKLFPNPYDGSTPIKLFIPQEIGSSDMQISIVSFLGEHISTAPYQVESFANEVNQLSPGIYMIYLQAEGEAYQVKLLKK
- a CDS encoding gluconate:H+ symporter, whose protein sequence is MTILLVLLSIAILVLLIVWAKLNPFLAFIISSIIAGFLLGMPADQIAGSVQKGIGDLLGGLVIVIVTGAMLGKLVAESGAAQRIADFLMGIFGQKNIIWAMSITGLVVGIPLFYNVGFVLLVPLAFTVAYQYKISAVYVGIPLLAALSVTHGFLPPHPSPAALVAQFDANMGLTLFYGFIIAIPTIIIAGPIFAKTLKNVKASPLKTFQAETRPESELPGTFNSFFTALLPVFLLVGMTALNLNTSAESSIAPLIGFVADPAIVMLISVLVATYTLGLRRNFKMTQLMDIYTIATKDIAMILLIVAGAGALKQIFTDTGVSQVIADGLSTWDVQPLFLAWVITAIIRVCVGSATVAGLTTAGIIAPLVGTMNVDPNLLVLSIGAGSLMFSHFNDAGFWMYKEFFNVSIKDTIRTWSLMETLVAVFGLIGVLILNLFI
- a CDS encoding RidA family protein; protein product: MGTPESNFAKLDLILPPAPKPLGVYKPCLIDGNYLYLSGHGTVQEDGSLIIGRIGVDMDIEEGKLAARQVGLAMLATIKANLGSLNRVKRVIKVLGMVNCKDDFLKHPYIINGCSELFAEVWGTENGIGVRSAVGMGSLPDNIPVEVEAMFELHEGA
- a CDS encoding MltF family protein; the protein is MKKALILFFAVVTLLIFGVQCTFLEKNFGKKVEEEAYILDLPGIKTRGYIRAAVDNNSTGYYIYRGRRMGYEYELLRDLAKRLKVQLHLVLVSDINDAFDYLEDGKVDIIAMNLVKNEERQNRAEFTLPLGKMNTVLVGRKSSGKVESWSDLEGDTIVVRQGSIYKSQLCAVKDSMKVQFTVLESPDHEETLIDKIVQDEIKWTIADQNIAQANGTYYDGLDISWNVEKAGEVSWVVRNNSPQLLSTVNTWMEDKQKRFIPDLYAKYFLNSKNSYFRSNSPFSSLAGNRISNFDEIIQSGAEQLGWDWRLLASLVYKESRFDTTATSYAGATGLLQLMPVTLERFGVSNPHDPIESLSGGVRYLRYLDKFWMERVPETNERVKYILASYNIGHGHVEDAWRLAMKYGRNTQSWEDVSEFLELKTDPKYYKDPVVKSGFAKGHLAVNYVKDILSIFDSYKALVEP
- a CDS encoding TolC family protein, yielding MKNFIAVLLMSSIGTTLFAQSPESLDLEKAIQIGLEKNLEIKIAVENVTVNETNEKIGVGDYFLPVIDATYARNFSKEDVEQKFINDPDPRTIDNAKSRTENFSIVGIYGFQPENIVVMKRLGQLTEISELDAKIVVENTVAGISTAYYRLVLELQRYEVLKRTLELSQSRLDIAEAQYELGGAGKRDFLTAEVDYNSDLTLLVNQEQIIRAARINLNELMALAPDTEFQVNDTITVGDQLRLLDLEENAFMENKQLLVSQRQENVAFLQLKELQTSRLPQINLTGTYVNNTSNSDAGFLLQNQRQGFNFGGNITLNLFSGLTLNRRIQNAKVQKKIQGYALDQYEIQLTSDIHRAYNTYETNRNLLEIEKSNYEVAKENTDIALERFRLGISSYLEFRDAQVNLLTAENRLITSIYNIKEMEIELMRLSGRIFFQNSFEELDLPTEN
- a CDS encoding efflux RND transporter permease subunit, which translates into the protein MASLSNVSINRPVLAIVMSLVIILFGAIGISLLGIREFPSVDPPVINVRTTYVGANADVIEAQITEPLEEAINGIQGIKSLTSTSNDGGSSITVEFDVGADLEAAANDVRDKVSGAQRNLPPDAEPPVVSKADADSQPIVFLNVKSDERTLLELSDIAENIFKERLQTIPGVSRVQIWGEKEYAIRLRMDPLKMASYGVTPLDVLSKVQSENVELPSGRIEGEAIELSVRTKSRLSTPQEFNSLIIKEDQNNIVRFQDVGHAELAALNERTVLKRDGVPMVGVVLVPLPGSNNIEIVDEFYRRLEFIKKDLPEDVGLEIGFDSTEYIRSSIQEVQETILTAFILVVAIIFLFLRDWRTTFIPVLTIPISLIGVFFIMYVMDFSINVLTLLGIVLSIGLVVDDAIVVLENIYTRIEKGEKPLAAAEKGAEEIFFAVIATTVALAAVFLPVIFLTGTTGRLFREFGIVVAGAVIISSFVALTMTPMLSSRLLKRREKHNRFYNATEPIFVWLNDGYDRMLGGFMKFRWVSFVLIAFMGIGIYWLFNQIPSELAPVEDRGEIRIQLSGPEGATFSYMDRVIDQMVADFKAEFPPDEVTGLISVTSPGFGSSSTNSGFIRFILTDSENRERSQNDYFNEINEMLKEYTAVRAFASEPQSIGNRRGGLPVQYVLQAPTLEKLKEAIPTFMEEVGKSPAFIFSDINLKFTKPELEIEIDRAKARNIGVSVQEIARTLQLSYSGQRFAYFIKNGKQYQVVGEMRLEDRNEPVNLRMLYVRAENGSLVQLDNLVKVTEKSTPPQLYRFNRFVSGTVSANLAPGYTIGDGLAEMDKIAAEVLDESFATDVSGPSKEFRESSNSLLFAFLFALVLIYLVLSAQFESFLDPLTIMFTVPLAIFGALFTLWSLGFTLNIFSQIGIIMLIGLVTKNGILIVEFANQRKASGMSIHEAIYGAAVARFRPILMTSLSTILGILPIALGLGAGAESRVPMGAAVIGGLTFATILTLFVIPAIYTYLTSKEGRLARI
- a CDS encoding efflux RND transporter periplasmic adaptor subunit; translated protein: MKNQTKIILIVGIVLIIIAAFLYPRLDNRNSNEASVAASGAGPGAPTTLPVKVVEIREETLRNQLSVTGTIIPNESVDLRSEVSGLVTRISFKEGQYVTKGTPLVYLNDDELQAQYQRLVYTQKLFESQENRQKQLLAREAISQEEYDIVLNQYNTTLSDLKLVEAQLAKTVIRAPFNGVLGLRQISEGSVIGTADVIANFVNIDPIKIEFSIPERYANQVTVGSEIFFTNESSPEEVTGTVYAFETQIDAATRTLKLRAESPNKEKKFLPGMFVRIRFVLGETENAMMVPSEAIIPELQGYKVFVVGADNKAEVRTVEIGTRTDTQVQITSGLEVGDLVLTTGVLQARQGSPVEYTQIN